From Pelotomaculum isophthalicicum JI, one genomic window encodes:
- a CDS encoding DUF342 domain-containing protein: MESDTGQNNRDKNNLGKVWVKDGKIFVKNPGENGNFPTITPCNGIELLINGIKIEEKTTVSEKDIIELKAVTSEEEEKKGTYQVKLTSGGLSAVLEMKTSIINRQYAQDSDPESNLVLELSSNLEDACPFTLADIMQELAKKNINYGIKHDVIQDILAKPESGQYVIAEGDPPGNTIDEQVELTVKKKSDDEKVKDDDKKVNFRDMVEILSVDPGTLLAVKHPGVQGTPGKKVTGDIIAPAQPIVCELTAGKGAEVSSDGSKVIAKISGSPVMKKIGNKYAIDVDPVLQKKGDVDISSGNIRFKGSVVVQGTVCEGMSVQASEKVDIHGMVFEANITAQGGVNVKQNITGSNLIAGSNKSFYKDFFRMLDPIQSDLSEIAKLVPGLANHPQLKDVKTGQLIQVLIDKKYSRVPNLINELIKFAGENSFSLPHEITELMVDIGRYLRGLNLLKLESLDCLRSILLKMDEAHKLIENMARNKADISFAYAVNSKIEASGDVKVSGRGCINTTIRAGGNVNIAGVFRGGEILANGDVIINEAGSELGAKTVIRTGEKRKVFINKVNEGVRIQIGDRQLNFTSIQNNVKAELDKDGAMSVSTNRRIAK, translated from the coding sequence ATGGAATCTGATACCGGCCAAAACAATAGGGATAAAAATAACCTAGGTAAAGTTTGGGTTAAAGATGGAAAGATATTCGTAAAGAACCCAGGTGAAAACGGTAACTTCCCTACGATCACTCCATGCAACGGCATAGAACTCTTGATAAACGGAATAAAAATTGAAGAAAAAACTACCGTTAGTGAAAAAGATATTATTGAATTAAAAGCTGTAACAAGTGAAGAAGAAGAGAAGAAAGGAACCTATCAGGTAAAGTTGACCTCCGGCGGATTGTCGGCCGTGCTTGAAATGAAGACAAGTATTATTAACCGTCAATATGCGCAGGACAGTGATCCTGAAAGTAACTTGGTGTTAGAATTATCAAGTAACCTTGAAGATGCCTGTCCCTTTACCTTGGCTGATATAATGCAGGAGTTAGCGAAAAAAAATATTAACTACGGTATAAAACACGACGTTATCCAAGATATACTGGCAAAACCGGAAAGTGGACAGTATGTTATAGCCGAAGGGGATCCTCCCGGAAATACAATTGACGAACAGGTTGAACTAACCGTCAAAAAAAAATCAGACGATGAAAAGGTTAAAGATGATGACAAGAAAGTTAATTTTCGCGATATGGTTGAAATACTGTCGGTTGATCCGGGTACGCTGCTAGCGGTGAAACACCCGGGAGTTCAGGGCACTCCGGGAAAAAAAGTGACAGGTGATATTATTGCCCCCGCCCAACCTATTGTTTGTGAATTGACCGCCGGTAAAGGGGCGGAAGTTTCATCTGACGGTAGTAAAGTAATAGCTAAGATTAGTGGTAGTCCTGTTATGAAGAAGATTGGCAACAAGTATGCAATTGATGTAGACCCGGTGCTGCAAAAAAAAGGCGACGTTGACATTTCATCCGGAAATATTCGTTTTAAAGGCAGCGTTGTAGTACAGGGCACTGTCTGTGAGGGTATGTCAGTACAGGCGTCGGAAAAAGTCGACATTCACGGTATGGTTTTTGAGGCTAATATCACAGCCCAGGGAGGGGTTAATGTCAAACAAAATATAACCGGGAGCAACCTGATAGCCGGGAGCAATAAATCATTTTACAAAGATTTTTTCAGAATGCTTGACCCCATTCAGTCAGATTTGTCTGAAATCGCCAAGCTGGTTCCCGGGCTGGCCAATCATCCACAATTAAAGGATGTAAAAACCGGTCAATTAATCCAAGTTTTAATTGATAAGAAATACTCCCGCGTTCCCAATCTAATTAATGAGTTAATTAAATTTGCCGGTGAGAACTCATTTAGTCTACCCCATGAAATAACAGAACTAATGGTGGATATCGGCAGGTATCTCCGGGGATTAAATCTGTTAAAATTAGAATCGCTAGATTGTTTGCGCAGCATCCTCCTGAAAATGGACGAAGCGCATAAATTAATAGAGAATATGGCCAGGAACAAAGCCGACATCTCTTTTGCGTATGCAGTGAACAGCAAAATCGAAGCCTCCGGTGATGTGAAAGTAAGTGGCCGCGGCTGTATCAATACCACTATCCGCGCCGGGGGTAACGTGAACATAGCTGGAGTGTTCCGCGGCGGTGAAATATTAGCTAACGGAGATGTTATTATTAACGAAGCGGGTTCTGAATTGGGCGCTAAAACGGTAATCAGGACAGGTGAGAAAAGAAAAGTTTTTATTAATAAAGTCAATGAAGGTGTGCGTATTCAAATTGGCGATCGCCAGCTCAACTTCACTTCTATACAGAACAATGTCAAAGCAGAGTTGGATAAGGATGGCGCAATGTCTGTTTCTACAAATAGACGTATAGCTAAATAA
- the carB gene encoding carbamoyl-phosphate synthase large subunit → MPLKKGINKVMVIGSGPIIIGQAAEFDYAGTQACRSLRDEGLEVVLVNSNPATIMTDANMADRVYIEPLTPEFVARVIRQEKPDGLLPTLGGQVGLNLALQLAESGILAREGVQLLGTSLEAIKRAEDRELFKEMMQTIGEPIPESIIVSTLEEAENFAREIGLPLIVRPAYTLGGTGGGIAYTMDELRNITTRGLKYSIIDQVLIERCVVGWKELEYEVMRDSANNCITICNMENIDPMGIHTGDSIVVAPSQTLSDKEYQLLRTASLKIIRALGIEGGCNVQFALDPASFQYYVIEVNPRVSRSSALASKATGYPIAKVAAKIAMGLTLDEIKNAVTGKTYACFEPALDYVVIKYPRWPFDKFALADRELGTQMKATGEVMAINRTFEGALLKAVRSLEIGLDYLKLPGAELLSSEELEAKLACAEDERLFLVAEALRRGLTIERVHDITKIDRFFLDKIQGILQLENEICRTAEEGISPALLEQAKKFGFSDAHLAKLTGLDQCEIRARRKENGILPTFKMVDTCAAEFEAETPYYYSSYDQEDESQATSQRKVMVLGSGPIRIGQGIEFDYCSVHSVWALREQGFEAIIVNNNPETVSTDFDTADRLYFEPLVTENILNILDREKPEGVIVQFGGQTAINLAKPLENAGIRILGTTVEDIDRAEDRERFDSLLIELGIPKPPGRTAFSVDEAVIIASEIGFPVLVRPSYVLGGRAMEIVYNNDDLLNYMATAVKITPEHPVLVDKYLFGKELEVDAISDGVDIMIPGIMEHIERAGVHSGDSTAVYPPQTLSPKIKEQVVDYTIRLARALNVKGLINIQYVLHDDGIYVLEVNPRSSRTVPYLSKITGIPMVNLATKIIMGSTLKEMGYHSGLYPEGDVIGVKAPVFSFAKLLQVDISLGPEMKSTGEVMGVDRDFKVALFKAMVAAGSMFPKEGTVLVTIADRDKEEALPVIRSLEDLGYRILATSGTAELIRKAGLPVEQVKKVHEGSPHIVDLIRANKINLVINTLTKGKAPERDGFQIRRAAVEYGVPCLTSLDTTRAIIDVLAEEKEKEHNRLVPLQEYIK, encoded by the coding sequence ATGCCGCTAAAAAAAGGTATCAATAAAGTAATGGTTATCGGCTCCGGCCCCATTATTATCGGCCAAGCAGCCGAATTTGACTACGCCGGCACCCAAGCCTGCCGTTCCTTGCGGGATGAAGGCCTGGAAGTGGTTTTGGTAAACTCCAATCCAGCCACGATTATGACAGACGCCAACATGGCCGACCGGGTGTATATCGAGCCCTTGACACCGGAATTTGTCGCCAGAGTAATCCGGCAGGAAAAACCGGACGGCCTGCTCCCCACCCTGGGCGGGCAGGTAGGTCTGAACCTGGCCTTGCAACTTGCGGAATCCGGTATTCTGGCCAGGGAAGGAGTACAGCTTCTGGGTACCTCTTTAGAGGCGATTAAGCGCGCCGAAGACCGGGAATTATTTAAGGAAATGATGCAGACAATCGGGGAGCCTATTCCCGAAAGCATAATTGTTTCAACACTGGAAGAAGCCGAGAACTTTGCCCGCGAAATCGGGCTGCCCTTAATCGTGCGCCCGGCCTACACCCTCGGCGGCACCGGCGGGGGCATCGCTTACACAATGGATGAGTTGCGCAACATCACAACCAGAGGTTTAAAATACAGCATCATTGACCAGGTGTTGATCGAGCGCTGCGTGGTGGGCTGGAAGGAATTGGAGTACGAGGTAATGCGGGACAGCGCCAATAACTGCATTACCATCTGCAATATGGAAAACATAGATCCGATGGGAATCCACACCGGGGACAGCATCGTGGTGGCTCCTTCGCAAACCTTGAGCGATAAAGAATATCAGCTATTAAGAACAGCGTCCCTGAAGATTATTCGCGCTCTTGGTATAGAAGGTGGTTGTAATGTGCAATTTGCCCTGGACCCCGCCAGTTTTCAATATTACGTGATCGAAGTCAACCCCAGGGTTTCCCGTTCTTCCGCCCTGGCCTCCAAGGCCACCGGTTACCCGATAGCCAAAGTGGCGGCTAAAATTGCCATGGGCTTGACCCTGGACGAGATTAAAAACGCGGTTACCGGTAAGACCTATGCTTGTTTTGAACCGGCATTGGACTATGTGGTTATTAAATACCCCCGCTGGCCGTTTGACAAGTTCGCCCTGGCCGACCGTGAATTGGGCACTCAGATGAAAGCCACCGGAGAGGTAATGGCGATCAACCGCACCTTCGAAGGCGCGCTGTTAAAGGCTGTCCGCTCTTTGGAAATCGGGTTGGACTATTTGAAACTGCCTGGAGCGGAATTATTAAGTTCGGAGGAGCTTGAAGCCAAACTGGCCTGCGCGGAAGATGAACGTCTTTTTCTTGTCGCCGAAGCTTTGCGCCGGGGCTTGACCATTGAGCGGGTACATGATATTACCAAAATAGACCGCTTTTTTCTTGATAAAATCCAGGGTATCCTGCAGCTTGAAAATGAAATTTGTCGCACCGCTGAAGAGGGCATATCCCCTGCCCTGCTAGAACAAGCCAAGAAATTTGGCTTCTCCGACGCCCACCTGGCCAAACTGACCGGGCTGGATCAATGTGAGATAAGGGCTAGACGCAAAGAAAACGGAATTTTGCCCACTTTTAAAATGGTAGATACCTGCGCCGCCGAGTTTGAAGCTGAAACGCCCTACTATTATTCTTCATACGATCAGGAAGACGAGTCCCAGGCCACATCCCAGCGCAAGGTTATGGTGCTGGGCTCCGGCCCGATCCGGATCGGACAGGGTATTGAGTTTGACTACTGCTCTGTGCACTCTGTCTGGGCGCTCCGTGAGCAAGGATTTGAAGCAATTATTGTTAATAATAACCCCGAAACAGTAAGCACTGATTTCGACACCGCCGACAGGCTCTACTTCGAGCCTCTGGTCACTGAGAATATCTTAAACATCTTGGACAGGGAAAAACCCGAGGGAGTAATTGTGCAGTTCGGTGGCCAAACGGCCATAAATCTGGCCAAGCCTCTTGAAAACGCCGGCATCAGGATATTGGGAACTACCGTGGAAGATATTGACCGGGCTGAAGACCGCGAACGGTTTGACAGCCTGCTTATTGAGTTGGGTATACCTAAACCGCCAGGCCGTACTGCTTTTTCGGTGGATGAAGCGGTCATAATCGCTTCCGAGATTGGGTTCCCGGTGCTGGTGCGTCCCTCTTATGTCCTTGGCGGCCGGGCCATGGAGATTGTCTATAATAATGACGATTTATTGAATTACATGGCCACTGCGGTAAAAATAACACCTGAACACCCTGTGCTGGTGGATAAGTACCTCTTCGGCAAGGAGCTTGAGGTTGACGCCATTTCTGACGGAGTGGACATTATGATTCCGGGAATCATGGAGCATATTGAGCGGGCGGGTGTTCATTCCGGTGACAGCACCGCGGTTTATCCACCACAAACACTAAGTCCAAAGATAAAAGAACAAGTTGTCGATTATACCATCAGACTGGCCCGGGCTTTAAACGTTAAAGGTCTTATAAATATTCAGTACGTGCTGCATGACGATGGAATTTATGTACTTGAGGTCAACCCCCGGTCCAGCCGTACCGTGCCATATCTGAGCAAGATTACCGGCATCCCGATGGTTAACCTGGCTACAAAAATTATTATGGGCAGTACTTTAAAGGAAATGGGCTACCACTCCGGGCTCTATCCTGAAGGTGACGTTATCGGTGTAAAAGCTCCTGTTTTCTCCTTTGCAAAGCTGCTCCAGGTGGATATTTCATTAGGTCCGGAAATGAAATCAACCGGAGAGGTCATGGGCGTTGACCGCGACTTTAAAGTAGCTCTATTTAAGGCAATGGTCGCAGCCGGGAGTATGTTTCCTAAAGAGGGAACCGTCCTGGTCACTATAGCCGACCGGGATAAAGAAGAAGCCCTGCCGGTCATCCGGAGCCTGGAAGACTTGGGCTACCGTATCCTTGCCACTTCCGGAACCGCGGAGCTAATCAGAAAAGCCGGTTTGCCGGTGGAACAAGTGAAGAAAGTTCACGAAGGCTCCCCGCATATTGTTGACTTGATCCGGGCAAATAAAATAAACCTGGTGATCAACACCTTGACCAAAGGTAAAGCGCCGGAGCGGGACGGCTTCCAAATCCGCCGGGCGGCAGTTGAATACGGTGTTCCCTGCCTGACATCGCTGGATACCACCCGCGCTATTATAGATGTTCTCGCTGAAGAAAAGGAAAAGGAGCATAACAGACTGGTCCCGCTTCAAGAATACATTAAATAA
- a CDS encoding dihydroorotate dehydrogenase electron transfer subunit, whose protein sequence is MSPVADAKVIKQDKIAPGHFRLYLFAPEIAEAAKPGQFVHVRCGHTSDPLLRRPVSIHAVDREKGKVILFYRVAGKGTSLLSKNNRGDTISLLGPLGHGFSIPSRHARIFVVAGGIGIAPLYFFLQEIADSGTSADVFLGAATEKQLFFMNEIKESGHRVFPSTDDGSTGYHGTVTGLFEEYLRKSDNQSGPIRRGDDAKVYGCGPYGMLKRLTDIITTAGITGEVSLEERMGCGVGACLSCACKTRSGENGVQYRRACVEGPVFPAKEVVWE, encoded by the coding sequence TTGTCGCCGGTTGCTGACGCGAAAGTTATAAAGCAAGATAAGATTGCGCCGGGTCATTTCAGGTTATACTTGTTTGCGCCGGAAATTGCTGAAGCGGCGAAACCGGGGCAATTCGTGCATGTACGCTGTGGCCATACTTCGGACCCGTTATTGCGCAGACCGGTCAGCATCCATGCTGTGGATCGTGAAAAGGGCAAGGTTATTCTTTTTTATCGAGTTGCCGGAAAAGGAACCTCCCTTCTTTCGAAAAATAATAGAGGTGACACCATCAGCCTATTGGGGCCGCTCGGTCATGGTTTTTCGATACCTTCAAGGCATGCGCGTATTTTCGTTGTGGCCGGCGGCATCGGCATTGCACCGCTCTATTTTTTCCTGCAAGAGATAGCTGATTCGGGAACCAGCGCCGATGTTTTTCTGGGAGCGGCCACAGAAAAACAATTATTCTTTATGAATGAAATTAAGGAATCTGGCCACCGGGTTTTCCCTTCCACCGACGACGGTTCGACCGGTTACCATGGAACTGTCACCGGTTTATTTGAGGAATATTTACGGAAGAGCGATAATCAAAGCGGACCGATCCGGCGCGGTGATGATGCAAAGGTTTACGGTTGCGGCCCTTACGGAATGCTTAAACGTTTGACAGATATTATTACAACAGCCGGCATTACCGGTGAAGTATCCCTTGAAGAACGAATGGGCTGCGGTGTGGGAGCCTGCCTCTCCTGCGCCTGCAAAACCCGGAGTGGGGAAAATGGTGTGCAATACCGGCGGGCCTGTGTGGAAGGCCCGGTTTTTCCGGCCAAAGAGGTGGTATGGGAATGA
- a CDS encoding aspartate carbamoyltransferase catalytic subunit, whose protein sequence is MGLSGKDLVGLQFVPAEEIKLILDTATPMKEIIKRQIKKVPTLRGRSVVTVFYEASTRTRVSFELAAKYLSADTVNIAAGTSSVSKGEGLKDTARTIAAMGADLVVLRHPMAGAAELLARTINAPVINAGDGAHEHPSQALLDLFTVREKKGRLEGLKIAIIGDILHSRVARSDIWGFTKMGAEVRLSGPATLLPQGIEKTGAMIYASIEEAIADADVINILRIQTERQQQGLFPGLREYSQLFGINTERLKLAAPDALVMHPGPMNRGVEIAPEVADGVQSVINEQVTNGVAVRMALLYLLTGGGNQHEIAH, encoded by the coding sequence ATGGGACTTAGTGGCAAAGATTTAGTTGGCCTGCAGTTTGTCCCGGCCGAAGAAATAAAACTGATATTGGATACTGCCACGCCAATGAAGGAGATAATTAAAAGGCAAATTAAAAAGGTACCTACCTTGCGGGGTCGTTCAGTAGTAACTGTATTCTATGAAGCCAGCACTCGCACCAGGGTTTCCTTTGAGCTGGCAGCCAAGTACTTAAGTGCAGATACAGTTAATATTGCCGCGGGAACAAGCAGTGTTAGCAAGGGGGAAGGATTAAAGGATACTGCCCGTACTATCGCCGCCATGGGTGCGGATTTGGTAGTGCTTCGGCATCCGATGGCAGGTGCGGCTGAATTATTGGCCCGAACTATTAACGCCCCGGTTATTAATGCCGGAGACGGCGCCCATGAGCACCCTTCCCAGGCTTTATTGGATCTGTTTACCGTGAGAGAGAAAAAAGGCCGTTTGGAAGGGCTGAAGATAGCAATCATCGGAGATATTTTACACAGCCGGGTAGCCCGCTCTGATATCTGGGGTTTTACCAAAATGGGCGCCGAGGTAAGGTTGTCAGGACCGGCCACACTTCTCCCCCAGGGAATTGAAAAAACTGGTGCAATGATTTACGCCAGTATTGAGGAAGCCATCGCAGATGCTGACGTAATCAACATTCTCCGGATTCAAACGGAAAGGCAGCAACAGGGATTATTCCCCGGGCTGCGCGAATACAGCCAGCTTTTTGGGATAAATACTGAACGTCTTAAACTAGCCGCGCCGGACGCGTTGGTAATGCACCCGGGTCCGATGAACCGGGGTGTGGAAATTGCCCCGGAGGTGGCGGATGGAGTTCAGTCTGTAATAAATGAACAAGTAACTAACGGAGTAGCGGTGCGCATGGCATTGCTTTACCTGCTGACCGGAGGTGGTAACCAGCATGAGATTGCTCATTAA
- a CDS encoding dihydroorotate dehydrogenase — MSRIKPNLSVNVGGILMKNPVTTASGTFGFGPEYAPYLYLNRLGAIVVKGITLLPRTGNPTPRLAETPAGILNSIGLQNPGVERFISEALPFLANYDLPVIVNIAGDTVDDYALLAGKLSRAPGVAGLEVNISCPNVKKGGMQFGSDPAMAAEVTRAVKASTGLPVIVKLSPNVTSIVAVAEKVAEAGADALSMINTVLGMAIDIKKKRPVLGNVLGGLSGPAVKPVAVRVVWQVYQAVKLPIIGMGGITTAEDAIEFFLAGATAVAVGTANFINPRATMDVLKGIENYLHENGINEISELTGLAQKT; from the coding sequence ATGAGCCGAATCAAGCCGAACCTGTCCGTGAATGTCGGCGGTATTTTGATGAAAAATCCGGTCACCACCGCGTCGGGAACTTTCGGCTTTGGGCCGGAATACGCGCCTTACCTTTACTTAAACCGCTTGGGCGCCATTGTGGTAAAAGGGATTACCCTGCTGCCGAGAACCGGCAACCCCACCCCCAGGCTTGCTGAAACACCAGCCGGCATCTTGAATTCCATCGGCCTGCAAAACCCCGGCGTGGAGCGTTTTATTTCTGAAGCGCTACCCTTCCTGGCGAATTATGACCTGCCGGTTATTGTTAACATAGCCGGTGACACTGTGGATGACTATGCCCTGCTGGCTGGTAAGCTCAGCCGCGCCCCCGGTGTAGCCGGCCTGGAAGTCAACATCTCCTGCCCCAACGTTAAAAAAGGCGGGATGCAGTTCGGCAGCGACCCGGCCATGGCGGCGGAAGTCACCCGCGCGGTGAAAGCAAGCACAGGCTTGCCGGTGATTGTAAAACTATCACCTAATGTAACCAGCATCGTGGCAGTGGCCGAAAAAGTGGCGGAAGCGGGAGCGGACGCGCTTTCCATGATTAATACCGTTTTAGGGATGGCCATCGACATAAAAAAGAAACGTCCGGTGTTGGGAAATGTGCTCGGAGGACTCTCCGGCCCGGCGGTTAAACCGGTGGCGGTACGGGTGGTCTGGCAGGTATACCAGGCGGTAAAACTGCCTATTATCGGCATGGGCGGTATTACCACAGCTGAAGACGCAATCGAGTTTTTCTTGGCCGGGGCCACTGCCGTAGCAGTGGGTACCGCCAACTTTATCAACCCCCGGGCAACCATGGATGTGCTCAAGGGGATAGAGAACTACCTTCATGAAAACGGAATCAACGAAATCAGCGAACTTACCGGCCTGGCCCAAAAAACATGA
- a CDS encoding dihydroorotase — translation MRLLIKGGTVIDPGTGKVVEKDILLADGKIAKIGVNLNAGSAEVLDVSGKLVAPGLIDMHVHLREPGFEAKETIFSGTRAAARGGFTTVACMPNTNPVADNAAIISHIKNTAFVKGTSNVYPIGAISRGSKGEELAEMGDMKEAGAVAFSDDGMPVMNAGLMRRAMQYARMLGLTIISHSEDKNLSAGGAMHEGYMSTVLGLKGIPSSAEEVMVARDILLAEETGCRLHIAHVSTAGSVQLVREAKARGVKVTAEVTPHHFSLNDGAVAGYDTSTKVNPPLRTAADVAAVKDGLADGTIDVIATDHAPHTIEEKDVEYELAPFGLVGLETAVGLVWTELVANGVLTPLQAISKLTINPASVLGISKGTLKTCADADITIIDPATSWTVDPEQFASKGRNTPFTGRQLKGMPYMTIVGGRVVMREGILL, via the coding sequence ATGAGATTGCTCATTAAAGGCGGAACAGTGATCGACCCGGGCACCGGAAAAGTTGTCGAGAAGGATATTCTGCTCGCTGACGGCAAAATTGCTAAAATAGGGGTAAATTTAAACGCCGGTAGCGCTGAAGTGTTAGATGTCAGCGGTAAGCTGGTGGCGCCGGGTTTAATCGATATGCATGTGCACTTGCGCGAGCCTGGATTTGAAGCCAAAGAAACCATTTTCAGCGGCACCCGCGCCGCGGCGCGTGGCGGCTTTACTACTGTGGCCTGCATGCCCAACACCAACCCCGTGGCCGACAACGCCGCTATAATTTCACATATAAAAAACACCGCCTTTGTAAAGGGAACCTCAAATGTTTATCCTATAGGAGCTATCTCCAGGGGAAGCAAAGGTGAGGAACTGGCTGAAATGGGTGATATGAAGGAAGCCGGAGCGGTGGCTTTTTCCGATGACGGGATGCCCGTGATGAACGCCGGCTTAATGCGCAGGGCCATGCAGTATGCCCGGATGCTCGGCCTGACTATAATATCCCACAGTGAAGATAAGAATCTTTCCGCCGGCGGAGCAATGCACGAGGGATACATGTCCACCGTACTTGGTTTGAAGGGAATACCGTCTTCCGCGGAAGAAGTGATGGTGGCCAGAGATATTCTTCTGGCCGAAGAAACCGGTTGCCGCTTGCACATCGCTCACGTCAGCACTGCCGGTTCCGTCCAACTGGTACGCGAAGCTAAAGCCAGAGGCGTCAAAGTTACCGCCGAAGTCACGCCTCACCACTTCAGCCTGAATGACGGGGCAGTAGCTGGTTACGATACGTCCACTAAGGTTAACCCGCCATTGCGCACTGCCGCCGATGTGGCCGCGGTAAAGGATGGATTGGCCGACGGCACTATTGACGTTATTGCTACCGACCATGCCCCGCACACCATTGAGGAAAAAGATGTAGAATATGAACTCGCCCCATTTGGTCTTGTAGGCCTGGAAACAGCGGTTGGCCTGGTCTGGACCGAACTGGTCGCCAACGGTGTGCTTACTCCATTGCAGGCCATTTCAAAGCTGACCATAAATCCGGCCTCGGTGTTGGGGATCTCCAAGGGTACACTAAAGACCTGCGCTGACGCTGACATAACAATTATTGACCCGGCGACTTCATGGACAGTTGACCCGGAGCAGTTTGCCAGTAAAGGCCGGAACACTCCTTTCACCGGGCGGCAATTAAAGGGCATGCCATATATGACGATAGTTGGAGGACGCGTAGTAATGCGTGAAGGTATTTTATTATGA
- the carA gene encoding glutamine-hydrolyzing carbamoyl-phosphate synthase small subunit, whose translation MRAVLALEDGTVFTGEAFGATGERWGEVVFNTGMTGYQEVLTDPSYCGQIVVMTYPLIGNYGIMKEDFESKKSYVRGFVAREECNRPSNWRLSEIIDTFLKRENVIGLAGIDTRALTRRLRSFGTMRGIISTSAADIQSLVEQARNCPHLTGQDLVPTVATTEVYTLPGDGHRVVLMDFGAKLNIIRCLQERNCEVVVVPPNTTANDILALHPAGVMLSNGPGDPTDVPYAIETVRSLIGKLPVFGICLGHQILGLALGAKTYKMKFGHRGANHPVKDLETGRVYISSHNHGFSVDEESMKGLDIVVSHRNLNDGTVEGLKHKYLPVFSVQYHPEASPGPRDSEYIFEQFMAMMDKGGR comes from the coding sequence ATGCGAGCAGTACTAGCCCTGGAAGACGGCACCGTTTTTACCGGCGAAGCTTTTGGCGCAACAGGTGAAAGATGGGGTGAAGTGGTTTTCAATACCGGGATGACCGGTTACCAGGAGGTTCTCACCGACCCTTCATACTGTGGCCAAATCGTTGTGATGACCTACCCATTAATCGGTAACTACGGCATCATGAAAGAGGACTTCGAGTCAAAAAAGTCGTACGTCCGCGGCTTCGTTGCGCGGGAGGAGTGCAATCGGCCCAGCAATTGGAGACTTTCCGAAATCATTGACACTTTTTTAAAGAGAGAAAACGTGATCGGCCTGGCCGGCATTGATACCCGTGCCCTAACCAGACGACTCCGCAGTTTCGGAACCATGCGCGGCATCATCAGCACCAGCGCCGCCGATATACAGTCGCTTGTGGAACAGGCGCGCAATTGTCCACACCTTACCGGGCAAGATCTGGTCCCTACTGTGGCCACCACTGAAGTTTACACATTGCCTGGTGACGGTCACCGTGTTGTCTTGATGGATTTCGGCGCTAAACTAAATATTATTCGCTGTCTTCAGGAACGCAATTGTGAAGTGGTAGTTGTGCCCCCGAACACGACAGCCAATGACATTCTTGCCTTGCACCCGGCTGGGGTTATGCTCTCTAACGGTCCTGGCGACCCTACCGACGTGCCTTATGCGATTGAAACGGTTCGTTCATTAATCGGCAAACTTCCCGTTTTTGGTATTTGTCTTGGCCACCAGATTCTTGGTCTGGCCTTGGGCGCCAAGACCTATAAAATGAAGTTCGGCCACCGGGGAGCCAATCACCCGGTAAAGGATCTGGAAACCGGACGGGTTTATATTTCCTCGCATAATCATGGATTCTCAGTTGATGAGGAATCAATGAAAGGGCTGGACATTGTCGTCTCCCACCGCAACTTGAACGACGGCACGGTGGAAGGTCTGAAGCACAAATACCTGCCGGTCTTTTCCGTGCAATACCACCCCGAAGCCTCACCCGGTCCGAGAGACTCCGAATACATTTTCGAACAGTTCATGGCTATGATGGATAAGGGGGGGAGGTAG
- the pyrR gene encoding bifunctional pyr operon transcriptional regulator/uracil phosphoribosyltransferase PyrR produces the protein MIKEKAQILDKEGIRRSLTRIAHEIIERNKGIENLALIGIRRRGAPLAERLAERIKEIEGCTTPVGILDITLYRDDLTTLAHHPLVRSTEIPFPVSGKKVILVDDVIYTGRTIRAALDAIIDLGRPKVIQLAVLVDRGHRELPIRSDYIGKNVPTSSKESVLVRLTEIDGEDRVIIFEPHG, from the coding sequence ATGATTAAAGAGAAAGCGCAAATCCTGGATAAAGAAGGGATTCGTCGCTCTTTAACCCGCATCGCCCATGAAATAATTGAGCGAAATAAAGGCATAGAAAATCTGGCTTTGATTGGTATCCGCCGCAGAGGCGCTCCCCTGGCAGAACGTCTTGCTGAACGGATCAAGGAGATCGAAGGGTGTACAACACCGGTAGGTATTCTGGATATTACTCTTTACCGTGATGACCTGACAACTTTAGCTCATCATCCCTTGGTCAGATCAACAGAGATACCCTTCCCTGTCTCCGGTAAAAAAGTGATCCTGGTGGATGACGTCATCTATACAGGCCGCACAATAAGAGCGGCCCTTGACGCAATAATAGATCTGGGACGACCTAAAGTAATTCAATTAGCTGTTCTTGTTGACAGAGGCCACCGTGAGTTACCTATCAGATCTGATTATATCGGTAAAAATGTACCGACTTCAAGCAAAGAATCAGTATTAGTACGTTTGACAGAAATAGACGGTGAGGACAGAGTGATAATATTCGAACCCCATGGCTAA